A genomic region of Alistipes megaguti contains the following coding sequences:
- a CDS encoding bifunctional (p)ppGpp synthetase/guanosine-3',5'-bis(diphosphate) 3'-pyrophosphohydrolase, with protein MGYTAEDEALIKEKWDDLLLSCTRICKNDEDWNLIKRAFFLAKEAHEGVRRRSGEPYLLHPIAVAKIVIEEIGLGVKSVVAALLHDVVEDTEYTVEDMERIFGPKIASMVDGLTKMSGVFNADTSEQAEYFRKVLLTLSDDVRVILIKIADRLHNMRTLGSMPLNKQIKITGETIYLFAPLAYRLGLYSIKSELEDLCMKYRFPQQYAEITRKLQESEASRKEFIDKFNAPIIAALNRDNINYEISGRVKSVYSIWSKMQRKQISFEEIYDLFAIRIVFKPLPFPSEKTQCWQIYSTITDIYTPKPDRLRDWISMPKANGYEALHSTVMGPDGVWVEVQIRTQRMEDIAERGFAAHWKYKHATISQDEDEFDKWLKQIRAALNSPTENAVDFLDNFKLSLYTSEIVVFTPKGEARKMPYGATALDFAYDIHSKIGNNAISAKINHKLEPITTQINSGDQIEIITADTARPKPEWLDVVTTAKAKQAIKSFLKRERQNNIERGMQMLDERMKSLNVKLSGRVLRKIVPIYDCSNKEELYSKIGAGIVTLENLDKALKVNAKSKILKFWTLFIPKKEEDEGDDTTQTDGEITPSSTSDASAEPQFEIAECCKPIPGDKVIGYRDPATGKIIVHKATCDELNRLAAQYGKNIVKEEIKWSQHKAMSYLVTTELRGIDRQGLLLDLAKVVTNDFNINIREVNIHSHDGIFEGSVSLYVKDAESLNAVMDKLRQIKGIETIKRTMN; from the coding sequence ATGGGATATACTGCCGAGGATGAGGCCCTGATCAAGGAAAAATGGGACGATCTGCTGCTCTCCTGTACCCGAATCTGCAAAAACGATGAGGACTGGAATCTGATCAAACGTGCGTTTTTCCTCGCCAAAGAGGCTCACGAGGGGGTACGGCGCCGCTCCGGCGAACCGTATCTCCTGCATCCTATTGCAGTAGCCAAGATCGTCATCGAGGAGATCGGTCTGGGCGTCAAATCCGTCGTCGCCGCCCTGTTGCACGACGTGGTCGAGGATACGGAGTACACCGTCGAGGACATGGAGCGCATCTTCGGTCCCAAGATCGCCTCGATGGTCGACGGGCTCACCAAAATGTCCGGCGTCTTCAACGCCGACACCTCCGAGCAGGCCGAGTACTTCCGGAAGGTGCTCCTGACCCTCTCGGACGATGTGCGCGTCATCCTGATCAAGATCGCCGACCGGCTGCACAACATGCGAACCCTCGGCTCGATGCCCCTCAACAAGCAGATCAAGATCACCGGCGAGACCATCTACCTCTTCGCGCCGCTGGCCTATCGCCTCGGCTTGTACTCGATCAAAAGCGAGCTGGAGGATCTCTGCATGAAGTATCGCTTCCCACAGCAGTATGCCGAGATCACCCGCAAACTTCAGGAGAGCGAGGCCTCCCGCAAGGAGTTCATCGACAAGTTCAACGCCCCGATCATTGCCGCCCTGAACCGAGACAACATCAACTACGAGATCTCGGGCCGCGTCAAGAGCGTCTACTCCATCTGGAGCAAGATGCAGCGCAAGCAGATCTCCTTCGAGGAGATTTACGACCTGTTTGCCATCCGGATCGTCTTCAAGCCCCTGCCGTTCCCCTCGGAAAAGACCCAGTGCTGGCAGATCTACTCGACCATCACCGACATCTACACCCCCAAGCCCGACCGGCTCCGCGACTGGATCTCGATGCCCAAGGCCAACGGATACGAGGCGTTGCACTCGACGGTCATGGGACCCGACGGCGTCTGGGTCGAGGTGCAGATCCGCACCCAGCGCATGGAGGATATCGCCGAGCGCGGTTTCGCCGCCCACTGGAAATACAAACACGCCACCATCTCGCAGGACGAGGACGAATTCGACAAGTGGCTCAAGCAGATCCGCGCGGCGCTGAACAGCCCGACGGAGAATGCCGTCGACTTCCTGGATAACTTCAAGTTATCGCTGTATACGTCAGAGATTGTAGTATTTACACCGAAAGGGGAGGCTCGGAAAATGCCCTACGGCGCCACGGCCCTCGACTTCGCGTACGATATTCACTCGAAGATCGGCAACAACGCCATCAGCGCCAAGATCAACCACAAGCTCGAGCCCATCACCACGCAGATCAACAGCGGCGATCAGATCGAGATCATCACAGCCGACACGGCCCGTCCGAAACCCGAATGGCTCGATGTGGTCACCACGGCCAAGGCCAAGCAGGCCATCAAGAGCTTCCTCAAGCGCGAGCGCCAGAACAACATCGAGCGCGGCATGCAGATGCTCGACGAAAGGATGAAATCCCTGAACGTCAAGCTCAGCGGACGCGTCCTGCGCAAAATCGTCCCCATTTACGACTGCAGCAACAAAGAGGAGCTCTACAGCAAAATCGGAGCCGGTATCGTGACGCTTGAGAATCTCGACAAGGCCCTCAAGGTCAACGCCAAAAGCAAAATACTCAAGTTCTGGACCCTCTTTATCCCCAAGAAGGAGGAGGACGAGGGGGACGATACGACGCAGACCGACGGCGAGATCACCCCTTCATCGACGTCGGATGCCTCGGCTGAACCACAGTTCGAAATCGCCGAGTGCTGCAAGCCTATCCCCGGCGACAAGGTCATCGGATACCGCGATCCCGCAACCGGCAAGATCATCGTCCACAAGGCCACGTGCGACGAATTGAACCGGCTGGCCGCCCAGTATGGCAAAAATATCGTCAAGGAGGAGATCAAATGGTCACAGCACAAGGCCATGTCCTACCTGGTAACCACCGAACTGCGCGGAATCGACCGGCAGGGGCTCCTGCTCGACCTGGCCAAAGTCGTCACAAACGACTTCAACATCAACATCCGCGAGGTCAACATCCACAGCCACGACGGAATCTTCGAAGGCAGCGTCAGTCTTTATGTGAAGGATGCCGAGAGTCTCAATGCCGTCATGGACAAACTGCGCCAGATCAAAGGAATAGAAACCATCAAACGGACCATGAACTGA
- the recA gene encoding recombinase RecA has product MAEKVPVNADKLKVLDAVMQKIEKDFGKGSIMRMNSTEVNDIPVIPTGSITLDMALGVGGYPKGRVIEIFGPESSGKTTLAIHAIAEAQKAGGIAAFIDAEHAFDSYYAQKLGVDVDNLLISQPDNGEQALEIADSLIRSSAIDIIVIDSVAALTPKAEIEGEMGDSKMGLQARLMSQALRKLTASISKTKTVCIFINQLRDKIGVVYGNPETTTGGNALKFYASVRIDIRRMSVIKDGEEQLGTRTKVKVVKNKVAPPFKRAEFDIMFGEGISKIGEIIDLGVDYGIIKKAGSWFSYGDRKIGQGRDAVKELLKNDKELADEIEQKVREALKNPKKE; this is encoded by the coding sequence ATGGCAGAAAAAGTACCTGTTAACGCGGACAAACTCAAGGTTTTGGACGCGGTGATGCAAAAAATAGAGAAGGACTTCGGAAAAGGCTCGATCATGCGCATGAACAGCACCGAGGTCAACGACATCCCGGTCATCCCCACGGGCTCGATCACCCTGGACATGGCTCTCGGCGTCGGCGGTTACCCCAAGGGGCGTGTCATCGAGATCTTCGGTCCCGAATCCTCGGGTAAAACCACCCTGGCCATCCACGCCATTGCCGAGGCCCAGAAGGCCGGCGGTATCGCCGCCTTCATCGATGCCGAACACGCCTTCGACAGCTATTACGCCCAGAAACTCGGCGTCGATGTCGACAACCTGCTGATCTCGCAGCCCGACAACGGCGAGCAGGCCCTCGAAATCGCCGATTCGCTGATCCGCTCGAGCGCCATCGACATCATCGTCATCGACTCCGTGGCGGCTCTGACCCCCAAGGCCGAAATCGAAGGCGAAATGGGTGACTCGAAGATGGGTCTGCAGGCCCGACTCATGTCCCAGGCCCTGCGTAAACTCACCGCCAGCATCTCCAAAACCAAGACCGTCTGCATCTTCATCAACCAGCTGCGCGACAAGATCGGCGTCGTTTACGGAAACCCCGAGACCACGACGGGCGGTAACGCCCTGAAATTCTACGCCTCGGTGCGGATCGACATCCGCCGCATGTCGGTCATCAAGGACGGCGAAGAGCAGTTGGGTACCCGTACGAAGGTCAAGGTCGTCAAGAACAAGGTGGCACCCCCGTTCAAACGCGCCGAGTTCGACATCATGTTCGGTGAGGGTATCTCCAAGATCGGCGAAATCATCGACCTGGGCGTCGACTACGGGATCATCAAAAAGGCCGGTTCGTGGTTCTCGTACGGCGATCGCAAGATCGGCCAGGGACGCGATGCCGTCAAGGAATTGCTCAAAAACGACAAGGAGCTCGCCGACGAAATCGAACAGAAGGTCCGCGAAGCTCTGAAAAACCCCAAAAAGGAGTAG
- the bcp gene encoding thioredoxin-dependent thiol peroxidase yields MTTLQPGDMAPDFRSTTQNGETLTLADLRGQRTILYFYPKDNTSGCTLEAKSLRDGKEELARMGFRIIGVSPDSERSHQNFCARHDLNFTLLADTDHSVCEAFGVWAEKSMYGRKYMGVLRTTFVIDAEGRIEKVFTKVDTKNHYQQIVDAYK; encoded by the coding sequence ATGACAACCTTGCAACCCGGGGATATGGCCCCCGATTTCCGATCCACCACGCAGAATGGTGAGACTCTGACGCTTGCCGACCTGCGCGGACAGCGGACAATCCTCTACTTCTATCCCAAGGACAACACCTCGGGGTGTACGCTCGAAGCCAAAAGCCTCCGCGACGGTAAGGAGGAGCTCGCCCGCATGGGGTTCCGGATCATCGGTGTCAGCCCCGACAGCGAACGCTCGCATCAGAATTTCTGTGCCAGGCACGACCTGAACTTCACGCTGCTGGCCGATACCGACCACTCGGTATGCGAAGCCTTCGGCGTGTGGGCCGAAAAGTCGATGTACGGACGCAAATACATGGGCGTGCTGCGCACGACCTTCGTCATCGACGCCGAAGGCCGCATCGAAAAGGTCTTCACAAAGGTCGATACCAAGAATCACTATCAGCAGATCGTCGACGCCTACAAATAG